From Arcticibacter tournemirensis, one genomic window encodes:
- a CDS encoding response regulator has protein sequence MKKQILVVDDEISILKLLNFVLSKDYELIIKNSGVEAIDWLDQGNDPDLIISDLQMPYFDGSSFVRNLKISGYYRDTPVILLSGAENLEEKINQMQIKVESFLEKPFNPATLKSRIEALLSTLEKQ, from the coding sequence ATGAAAAAGCAAATATTAGTAGTAGATGACGAAATCAGTATTCTAAAGCTCTTAAACTTTGTGCTTTCAAAGGATTATGAACTTATAATAAAAAATAGCGGTGTTGAAGCGATTGACTGGCTGGACCAGGGGAATGACCCCGATCTGATAATATCCGACCTTCAGATGCCGTATTTCGACGGAAGTTCGTTTGTGAGGAATTTAAAAATTAGCGGATATTACAGAGATACACCGGTTATTCTTTTGTCGGGGGCTGAAAACCTCGAAGAGAAGATAAATCAAATGCAGATTAAAGTGGAGAGCTTTTTAGAGAAGCCATTTAATCCCGCTACATTAAAATCCAGAATTGAAGCGTTGCTATCAACATTGGAAAAACAGTAA
- a CDS encoding citrate synthase: MSETASLTLGDKTYELPVITGTENEKAIDISKLRDQSGYITLDTGFKNTGATTSSITFLDGEQGILKYRGYPIEQLAEKASFIEVAYLLIYGELPTQAQIDDFQYKISHQTLLHEDMKKFFDAFPHNAHPMGQLCSLVSSLSAFSPESLNPNPTKEETNLAVIKLLAKMPTIVSWIYKGSLGAPFIYPQHKLKYVNNFMHMTFGRLTEEVIIDPVVIDALDKLLILHADHEQNCSTSTVRMVGSSGSNLYASVSAGISALWGPLHGGANQAVIEMLERIKNDGGDTEKWINKAKDKDDDFRLMGFGHRVYKNFDPRAKIIKRACDNVLEKLGINDPILEIAKKLEEAALHDPYFVERKLYPNVDFYSGIIYRALGFPTEMFTVLFALGRLPGWISQWLELRDNKEPIGRPRQIYTGETRREYVEISQRG; the protein is encoded by the coding sequence ATGTCAGAAACAGCTTCTTTAACTCTTGGTGATAAAACGTATGAACTTCCGGTAATTACTGGTACTGAAAATGAAAAAGCAATAGATATTTCTAAGCTTCGCGATCAAAGTGGTTACATAACACTTGATACTGGATTTAAAAACACTGGCGCCACTACCAGTTCCATAACCTTTCTTGACGGGGAACAAGGTATATTAAAATACAGGGGTTATCCTATTGAGCAACTTGCGGAAAAGGCTTCTTTTATTGAAGTAGCTTATTTGTTGATCTACGGAGAGCTTCCTACCCAGGCTCAGATTGACGATTTTCAATACAAGATCAGCCATCAGACACTTTTACATGAGGACATGAAGAAATTCTTCGATGCATTTCCTCATAATGCTCATCCAATGGGTCAGTTGTGCTCACTGGTTAGCTCTCTCTCGGCATTTTCACCTGAGAGTCTTAACCCGAATCCGACAAAAGAAGAGACTAATCTTGCGGTGATAAAACTGCTTGCTAAAATGCCCACCATCGTTTCCTGGATCTATAAGGGGTCATTGGGTGCGCCGTTTATCTATCCTCAGCATAAGCTTAAATATGTCAATAACTTTATGCACATGACCTTTGGCCGCTTGACGGAGGAAGTTATTATTGACCCGGTAGTGATAGATGCCCTTGATAAACTTCTTATTCTGCATGCTGATCACGAGCAAAACTGTTCTACATCTACCGTTAGAATGGTGGGATCTTCGGGCAGTAACCTGTATGCTTCTGTCTCAGCCGGTATTTCTGCGTTATGGGGACCTCTGCATGGCGGTGCCAACCAGGCGGTAATAGAAATGCTTGAGCGAATAAAGAATGATGGGGGTGATACAGAAAAATGGATTAACAAAGCCAAAGATAAAGATGATGATTTCAGGCTAATGGGTTTTGGTCACAGGGTGTATAAGAACTTTGATCCCCGTGCAAAGATCATTAAGCGGGCATGTGATAATGTTCTTGAGAAACTCGGAATTAACGACCCTATTCTGGAAATAGCTAAAAAGCTTGAAGAAGCAGCACTCCACGATCCTTATTTTGTGGAACGCAAACTTTATCCTAACGTCGATTTTTATTCTGGAATTATTTACAGGGCACTCGGGTTCCCGACAGAAATGTTTACAGTTTTGTTCGCCCTTGGCCGTTTACCGGGATGGATTTCCCAGTGGCTTGAATTGAGAGACAACAAAGAGCCTATAGGCCGTCCAAGGCAGATTTATACCGGCGAAACCAGACGGGAATATGTAGAGATATCCCAGAGAGGGTAA
- a CDS encoding NupC/NupG family nucleoside CNT transporter, translated as MERFTGIIGIVLIFAIAFLMSNNRKAINYRLVFSGIAIQLLLAVFILKVPVGKHIFAWLGAAVTKILSFSQAGADFVFGPLVNREFMGRAFGPGNEMIFFFSIIPTIIFVAVLVSVAYYLGIMQRIVKVFAYAVYKIMGVSGSEALSNIASAFVGQVEAQIMIKPYLKGMTMSELLASMTGSMACIAGGVMAVYISLGVPAEYLLAASIMAAPAALVISKIVWPETQVSETKGQVSLEIKKTSANLVDSISHGASDGLKVGLNVIAMLIGFIAIIALIDYVLGWVGMGLGNIGVSLSYIGIDVHTLNLKQILGAFFSIFAWAMGVPGKDIQTAGSLMGTKMVINEFVAYLDLAKVKGVIDPKTLIITSFALCGFANFSSIAIQVGGIGELAPERRTDLARLGVKALICGTLASYLSATIAGILL; from the coding sequence ATGGAACGATTTACAGGCATAATTGGTATCGTGCTGATTTTTGCCATCGCATTTTTGATGTCTAACAACCGTAAAGCCATCAACTACCGTCTTGTGTTTTCTGGTATTGCCATCCAGTTGTTGCTGGCAGTGTTTATCTTGAAAGTTCCTGTGGGCAAGCACATTTTTGCCTGGCTCGGAGCAGCCGTCACAAAAATCCTTAGTTTTTCGCAGGCAGGAGCCGACTTTGTGTTCGGTCCCCTGGTGAACAGGGAGTTTATGGGCAGAGCATTTGGGCCTGGCAATGAAATGATCTTCTTTTTCAGCATTATTCCCACTATCATTTTCGTCGCTGTGTTAGTTAGTGTTGCTTATTACCTTGGTATTATGCAACGCATCGTGAAAGTATTCGCCTATGCAGTTTATAAAATAATGGGAGTTTCGGGATCAGAAGCTCTATCGAACATTGCGAGTGCATTCGTTGGGCAGGTGGAAGCGCAGATTATGATCAAACCTTATCTTAAAGGAATGACCATGTCGGAGCTGCTGGCATCAATGACAGGTAGTATGGCCTGTATAGCAGGAGGAGTAATGGCTGTCTATATTTCACTTGGAGTACCAGCAGAATACCTCCTGGCAGCCAGTATTATGGCAGCGCCGGCAGCTTTAGTGATATCAAAAATAGTCTGGCCCGAGACCCAGGTGTCAGAAACGAAGGGCCAGGTTTCTTTAGAAATCAAAAAGACGAGTGCAAATCTCGTCGACTCCATTTCTCACGGAGCCAGTGACGGCTTAAAAGTCGGTTTAAATGTAATTGCTATGCTTATTGGGTTCATTGCCATCATTGCTCTGATAGACTACGTCCTGGGTTGGGTGGGTATGGGGCTCGGTAATATAGGAGTGTCTCTTTCCTATATAGGCATTGACGTTCATACTTTAAATCTCAAGCAGATACTGGGCGCATTTTTCTCGATTTTTGCATGGGCAATGGGCGTGCCCGGAAAAGATATTCAAACTGCAGGCTCCCTGATGGGCACAAAAATGGTGATCAACGAATTTGTAGCTTACCTCGACCTGGCAAAAGTGAAAGGCGTAATAGATCCCAAAACCCTCATCATAACCAGCTTTGCGTTATGCGGATTTGCTAATTTCAGCTCTATCGCCATTCAGGTTGGCGGCATCGGCGAACTCGCACCCGAACGCCGTACTGATCTTGCACGGCTTGGAGTCAAAGCACTCATCTGCGGAACCCTGGCCTCTTATCTTTCTGCAACTATAGCAGGCATTCTTTTGTAA
- a CDS encoding bifunctional nuclease family protein — protein MKKIKLDIVGLSYSQTQSGAYALVLGEVNGRRRLPIIIGGFEAQAIAIEIEKMTPTRPLTHDLFKSFALSFGINIQEVIIYNLIDGIFYAKLVCSDGKKTMEIDARTSDAIALAVRFECPIHTYEFILSTAGIMIEGNDFVFLENMEGTPADEKVVESSVNYASMSDDELKDKLQQALSEEAYEKAVKIRDELSRRKSS, from the coding sequence ATGAAAAAAATTAAATTAGATATAGTAGGACTATCTTATAGCCAGACGCAATCGGGAGCTTATGCTTTGGTTTTGGGAGAAGTGAACGGTCGACGGCGGCTGCCAATTATCATCGGGGGGTTCGAAGCGCAAGCCATAGCGATCGAAATAGAAAAAATGACTCCCACCCGGCCCTTAACACACGATCTCTTTAAATCCTTCGCCTTATCGTTCGGCATCAATATTCAGGAAGTTATTATCTATAATCTTATTGATGGAATCTTCTATGCAAAGCTGGTGTGCAGCGACGGGAAGAAGACCATGGAAATAGACGCACGAACGTCCGATGCTATTGCACTTGCGGTACGCTTTGAGTGTCCTATTCATACATACGAGTTTATTTTATCGACAGCCGGAATAATGATTGAAGGAAATGACTTTGTTTTCCTTGAAAATATGGAAGGTACACCTGCAGACGAAAAAGTCGTAGAATCCTCTGTCAATTACGCCAGCATGAGCGATGATGAGCTAAAAGACAAACTACAGCAGGCGCTGTCGGAAGAGGCATACGAAAAAGCAGTAAAAATAAGGGACGAACTGTCCAGAAGAAAATCTTCATAA
- a CDS encoding tetratricopeptide repeat protein, translated as MKAARLQKLLEFSEKETSDPFLKYALATEYLNLGDTESALKYFEDLVLNHEDYVGTYYHLGKLYEGLERTEDALKTYQKGMDVASRAGNTHTLSELQAAYRSANLNYEDD; from the coding sequence ATGAAGGCAGCTCGTTTACAAAAGCTTTTGGAATTTTCTGAAAAAGAAACATCGGACCCTTTTCTAAAGTATGCACTGGCTACCGAGTATTTAAATCTTGGCGACACAGAATCAGCTCTGAAATATTTTGAAGACCTTGTCTTAAATCATGAAGATTATGTGGGGACTTATTATCATTTGGGTAAGCTATATGAGGGGCTGGAGAGAACCGAAGACGCGCTGAAGACCTATCAGAAAGGAATGGACGTGGCCAGCCGTGCCGGGAACACTCACACCCTATCAGAATTACAGGCAGCGTACAGGTCTGCAAACTTAAACTACGAGGACGACTGA
- the chrA gene encoding chromate efflux transporter — protein MRDAALFTLTAFGGPQAHISILLKEFVKKRQYISESDLLELNAFTQILPGPSSTQTIIGIAYKVGGLQMALLTFLVWIIPSATAMCLIALAYSSLGQKERFDHVLQFVQPVAVGTVGYAAFTLARSVLKTRTTMWLAIGAVIVTLILKNAFVFPILILIGGIISSALETTAEENALRVKLFAGINRNKVLYFLGVLLVFAILGAIINQTSPFSLPIRLFENFYRNGIIIFGGGQVLVPLMFTEFVEMKHYLSSEQFITGYAFQQIVPGPTFSFSSFLGAMAMKNSGSGIGGQVVGSIVATLGINLPGAILVLFFVPFWSDLKKITRIKNSLSGINAVAVGFIIAAFIFLMKPIGVSFLSMGLVISTFLILYLTNIRTPFLIIAGVLMGLLV, from the coding sequence TTGCGTGACGCCGCATTGTTCACGCTCACCGCATTCGGCGGACCGCAGGCACATATCAGCATTCTTCTGAAAGAATTTGTAAAAAAGAGACAGTATATCAGCGAAAGTGATCTTCTTGAGCTTAATGCATTTACTCAAATACTTCCCGGCCCTTCTTCTACACAGACGATTATAGGTATTGCTTATAAGGTGGGTGGGTTACAGATGGCGTTGCTTACTTTCCTGGTCTGGATCATTCCTTCCGCTACTGCTATGTGTCTTATCGCCCTGGCATATTCTTCTCTTGGCCAGAAGGAAAGGTTTGATCACGTTCTGCAATTTGTTCAGCCTGTTGCCGTTGGCACAGTAGGCTATGCCGCTTTCACTCTGGCCAGATCCGTTTTAAAAACGAGAACAACGATGTGGCTTGCAATAGGAGCGGTTATTGTAACTCTTATACTCAAAAATGCATTTGTGTTTCCTATACTTATACTCATTGGAGGAATCATTTCTTCAGCTCTGGAAACCACTGCAGAGGAAAATGCGCTGAGGGTAAAGTTATTTGCTGGGATTAACAGAAATAAAGTACTCTATTTCCTTGGTGTTCTGCTGGTATTTGCGATTCTCGGTGCAATTATAAATCAAACCTCGCCGTTCAGTTTACCTATTCGTCTTTTCGAAAATTTCTACCGTAACGGAATTATTATTTTTGGTGGGGGACAGGTGTTGGTACCGCTGATGTTTACCGAATTTGTCGAGATGAAACATTATCTTTCGTCAGAGCAGTTTATCACAGGGTATGCTTTTCAGCAAATCGTACCGGGGCCGACCTTTTCGTTTTCATCATTCTTAGGAGCAATGGCAATGAAAAATTCAGGCAGTGGAATAGGGGGGCAAGTTGTAGGCAGCATTGTAGCAACCCTCGGAATTAACTTACCTGGAGCGATCCTTGTATTATTTTTTGTTCCTTTTTGGAGTGACCTGAAAAAGATCACCAGAATAAAGAATTCTTTGTCGGGAATTAATGCTGTTGCTGTAGGCTTTATTATAGCGGCCTTTATATTCCTAATGAAACCGATAGGAGTGAGCTTCCTGTCTATGGGACTGGTGATCTCAACTTTTCTTATTCTATATCTAACCAACATCAGGACACCCTTTCTGATTATAGCAGGTGTTCTGATGGGTTTGCTGGTCTAG
- the dnaB gene encoding replicative DNA helicase, which yields MSLEKENQGNYSGKIMPFSERRTKLNNLVSGLGKLPPQAVDLEEAVLGALMLEKDALSAVIDILKPEVFYKESHQKIFEAIHALFQKSSPVDILTVTAQLRQQGDLEMIGGAYYITELTNRVVSAANIEFHARIVSQKYIQRELIRISTDIISNAYEDTTDIFDLLDLAEKNLFDIAQNNLRRDTRKMDDIVRESLESLEKLRDKVDGLTGVPSGFTALDRMTSGWQPSDLVIIAARPAMGKTAFVLSCARNAAVQFGKPVVVFSLEMSSVQLVNRLISGEAEIEQEKLRKGSLAEWEWQQLHSKIGTLTEAPLFIDDTPALNIFEFRAKCRRLKAQYDIQMIIVDYLQLMHGKGEGKGGGNREQEIGSISRALKSVAKELNVPVIALSQLSRAVESRPGASKKPMLSDLRESGSIEQDADMVLFLYRPEYYGLTEDEEGRSTIGVGEVIIAKHRNGETGTVPLRFVGKYVKFADLEEDFSASAALSGGSDPFAGMAPSSDFDKPGNFIIRPSRMDDIDEEPPF from the coding sequence ATGAGTTTAGAAAAGGAAAATCAAGGCAACTATTCAGGAAAAATTATGCCCTTTTCGGAGCGGCGTACCAAATTAAACAATTTGGTCAGTGGCCTCGGAAAACTTCCTCCCCAGGCTGTAGACCTCGAAGAAGCGGTGCTTGGTGCATTAATGCTTGAAAAAGATGCCCTTTCTGCCGTAATAGATATTCTTAAGCCGGAAGTTTTTTACAAAGAAAGTCATCAGAAAATATTTGAGGCTATACATGCCTTATTTCAGAAGTCATCACCAGTCGATATTCTTACAGTTACAGCTCAACTGCGGCAGCAAGGTGATCTTGAAATGATCGGCGGCGCCTATTACATTACAGAGCTTACCAACCGTGTGGTATCTGCTGCCAATATAGAATTTCACGCCCGCATTGTTTCTCAGAAATATATCCAGCGTGAGTTGATACGTATCTCTACGGATATCATTAGCAACGCTTATGAGGATACTACCGATATTTTCGACCTTCTTGATCTCGCAGAAAAGAATCTGTTCGATATAGCCCAGAACAACCTCAGACGGGATACGAGAAAAATGGACGACATCGTGCGTGAATCACTCGAATCACTCGAAAAGCTTCGTGATAAAGTTGACGGGTTAACGGGTGTTCCTTCGGGCTTTACCGCACTTGACAGGATGACTTCAGGATGGCAGCCTTCCGATCTTGTCATTATAGCAGCACGTCCGGCAATGGGTAAGACGGCCTTCGTTTTAAGTTGTGCCCGTAATGCGGCTGTACAATTTGGCAAGCCGGTAGTTGTATTCTCTCTGGAAATGTCATCCGTTCAGCTCGTTAATCGTTTGATCTCGGGCGAAGCAGAAATTGAGCAGGAAAAACTGCGTAAAGGCAGTCTTGCTGAGTGGGAATGGCAGCAGCTTCATTCGAAGATCGGCACGCTTACCGAAGCCCCCCTCTTCATCGACGATACCCCCGCTCTCAATATTTTTGAGTTCAGAGCAAAATGCCGGCGGTTAAAAGCTCAATACGATATTCAGATGATCATCGTCGATTATTTGCAGCTGATGCATGGTAAAGGCGAAGGAAAAGGCGGCGGAAACCGTGAACAGGAGATTGGTAGTATATCAAGAGCTTTAAAGTCTGTGGCAAAGGAGCTGAATGTTCCTGTGATAGCGCTGTCGCAGCTGAGTCGTGCAGTAGAAAGCCGCCCTGGCGCAAGCAAAAAGCCAATGTTGTCAGACTTACGTGAATCAGGATCCATTGAGCAGGACGCCGATATGGTATTGTTCCTTTATCGCCCTGAATATTATGGATTAACAGAGGATGAAGAGGGCCGATCGACTATTGGTGTAGGTGAAGTAATCATTGCGAAACACCGTAATGGCGAAACCGGAACCGTTCCTTTACGCTTCGTTGGTAAATACGTTAAGTTCGCCGACCTGGAAGAAGACTTTTCAGCTTCAGCTGCTTTATCTGGAGGTTCCGATCCTTTTGCCGGCATGGCGCCTTCATCCGATTTCGATAAACCAGGCAACTTTATCATCCGCCCCTCCAGGATGGATGATATAGATGAAGAACCTCCATTCTAG